TCATTGCTTTGATGAAGATCTTTGCATTTAATACAATTCAACTTTTCGCCttaaaaaagcaaaaaaaaaaaaaaaaaaaacgtgttgGAAGGAACACATCGAAAAAGGAGTCAGTTCAAGTTTTTTAAGAAACATTGAGTATGTGAGAGGGTATCCAAATGTGTATTTGTATTTACGACATTATTTTATAGAAGAAATACTAACTAATGTATTACAGCTAAAGACTTTAAAAcacatcattatatatatatatatatatatatatatatatatatatatatatatatatatatatatagaatgatgTGTTTCTTATATATATACTCGTATTACACATGATATACGATTATACAAAACACATGTGTTACTTAATTACATACCATTCTAATCTTTGTTAATACAAAATATTAAAGTTCACGATGGTGTCAAACATCACTTCAATCCCTGCTACATCTACCCATAACTACACCTCACTTGCAGGGAATGAACATTATGAGGGTATTAGCGCGCCGCTAAATGAATGAAAATATCTAGATGGACATCAATATAAGCTGCAAACACAGCTAAAGGTTCGGGTCACTAAACACATAAAGCATAATAAGAGGACCGGCGACATTGTCGTTCAACTACCAACTGGTCGGGCTAGAGTTGACTGATAGTCCCTATTACTGATCAACTAGTATAATCTTCCTGACGTGACATACTCGTCATTTAAACTATACAACCAATCAGTAACACTTGGACTCGACACACATCCCTCAAAAAGCACCATGAAGCAAGGGTTGAGCTCTTCCTTCAGAAAGCACCATGACGGTATCATTGGGTGTACATATAGTTACATAGAATCACTTGCATTGGTTacagactcattacacagtctaaaCATAAGCACGTCACTggtcactatacttgtcactgtataaccATATCCATAAGGATATTCTCACGCACCTGGAAGCACAAGAACTCAGTAGTATATTTCACTGAGCCTTTACCTTTCCTTTATCATTCGAGTACACCAAAATTCCAGTTAGTACACTTTTTCGACAACATTTATATATCTAAACAATATAAGAGATATCTAACTCGTTAGGATCCTTGAAAAATATGAAATCAGACGCACACAAACGCAATCTTAGATTCATAGTTTTTGATTTTAGGATTTAGAAGTCGGAGGTTGTTCTTAGGGTTTATAATTGCTAAAATAGGCAAGTAATGGAACTAGTTGGAGTATATATCAGAGATGGGTTTCTTCATAGTGAGGAAACCCCACTTCCCATCTCATACGAGTATTTTTCAGTTATCAAAAACACAATGTACCTCATTAAGCAGTCCAAACGTGTTTAAATTCATACAAAGAAATAAATTTTGCGGCCTTTGTCGCAAAACACACTTTATTCCATACACAGATAATTATCaaacaaataattattaaaatcactatatttaCACAAAAAGGTAAATGGGTCATTACCACTATGCCCAAGTTGaggttgttacaaatctaccccattAAGAAGATtatgtcctcggaatctggtcacggTCAAACAGATGAGGGTATCTAGATTTCTTACGTAACCTGGTCACTTTCCTGTCTATAGTTCTAATAGGTCCATCTACTATTTACTTATTCGAATCTACTTTCGAATCCTGAAGAGGTAGAATCCGACTTTCATCATTCACTTTATACTTGCGGAGATATCATACGTTGAACGTATCATGAATACCGTCTATTTCTGGAAGAAGATCTAAGACCGCTGTTTGATCATTTAACACTTGTGGAATACTGAATAGCCCAATATATCTTGGTGCCAATTTTTCTCGCTTGCCAAACTCAATTACATCTTTCCATGGCGACACTTTCAAATACATACGTTCACCTATAGAAAACGTCACTGGTCATCGACGAGAgtctgcatacatcttttgtctatctctgaCATCTTTTAACTTTTCACGCGCTATTGCCACTTATTCTGCAATTTGCTTCACAATCGTAGTACTTGCAAACTGTTTCTCAACCGCTTCTAACTAACACGATGGAGTTCTACACCATCTACCATATAAAATCTCGTTGGACAGCATGCCGATActtgaatgatatgaattattgtaAGCGAACTCATTAAATAGTAGTCGAGAATTCCACGATCCACCGTATTCTAGCACACATGCTCTTAACGTATCCTTtaaagtttgaatagttcgttcattTTGACCATTGGTCTAAGGATGATAGGTTGCACTGAGGTCAACACGAATACCTAAATGCTCTTGTAGACTCTTCCAGAAGTTAGACATAAACCTCGAGTCTCTATCTAACAGAACTGATAATGGTATCCCATATGTTGACACAATTTCAATCAAATACAACTGAGCTAACTTAGTCAACGAAGTTGTCTCACTAATAACTAAGAAATGTGCACTCTTTGTCAATCATTCTACTATCACCCTAATCATTTCGATTCCCTTTCTAGGTCCAGGGTAACTTTATCACGAAATCCATCGTTATATAtttccatttccactctggaatttctAATTGACATAAGGACCCATAAGGTATCTGGTGTTTAGCTTTCACTTGAGCGCAAATGTGACACTTTTCCATGATTTGCGCTATGTCTATCTTCATTTTAGGCCACCAGTACAACACTTACAGATCGTGATTCATTTTCGTACTGCCCGGATGAACAGATAATCTCGACTTGTGCACATCGTTCAAAATTATATCTCTCAATCCTCCAAGACAAGGAACCGAGACTCGTTCATGATAAGTCTGTAATCCTCGAAAATCATTGATTAAATCCTCTTTTCGGTTTCACCTTTAGCTCGGATTTCAGATGTTCATCCCTCAAAGCTTCTAGTTGTGTTATCTTTAGATGGTTCACTATATCAGATACAACCTCCTTTGATGCATATTCATCTTTTTCTGGGAATAAATAtaatgtaaactcttatggtcagtgtagatAACACAATGCGTACCATAAAAATAATGCCTCCACAATTTTAATATGAAAACCACTGCAACCATTTTTAAGTCATGTGATGGATAATTCTTTTCATTTGGTTTAAACTATCGAGAAGCATACACAGTCACACATtctctttgcatcagtacacaacccatACCTAATAGTGACACATCACAATACAAGAAAAATTCGTCTATTCCTtcgggtaaagctaacactggtgctgaTAGTTTCAATTCTTAGAACGCACTTTCCAGTTCCTTGCCACATCGAAAAGACACATCTTTCCTGCCTAGTTTTGTCAAGGGACCTGCGATCTTAGAAGAATATTTAATAATTCGTctgtagtaaccggccaatcccagaaaactcgtGATCTTGGTAGGATTCTTTGTTGAATTTCAATTCATCACTACTTCAATTTTAGAtggatctactttaataccttcAGCACACATAATATGACCTAAAAATTGAACCTCACGCAACTAGAACTCACACTTGAAATTTTTTACACAGAGTCTCTCTCGTTTCAAAAGTTCTAACACTTGCTGCAAATGCTCTGCATGTTcagattcggtttttgaataaaccAATATGTGATCATTGAATAAAATCACCTTCGAAATGAATAAACCAAAAGTGTTCACACTCGTTAAAGCACCTCCGAATTGAATTTCGAAGTTAGCTGACATTAGTGCCATTGAAATGAAGTTGAACTCTAtatctatgtgtgtgtgtgtagttGCAGAGTGTGTTTTTTCTTCATTCTTCAGTAtgtagtgtgtatatatatatatatatatatatatatatatatatatatatatatatatatatatatatatatatatattgttcaagtTAAAAAACAACCGTTGCAAAATTTATCCATTTTACTCAAAATTATATCTGGCCAACCAAAAACAATGATACACGTCGACAATTTGATCCAAACACGCTCGCCACTTTCACATGCAGGAAGCAAGCACGCCGGCGATTGAACCCTGCAACACGCCTTGTTACCGGCTTGTTGCGGCGTGTTGGAGCTAAAACGCATGTAACACGGGTTGTTATTCATGGTCTTGTGAGTGTTACGAAAATGAAAATGGCAAATACAATCAACCCAATCGTATACATGTATCATTAACATTTTCCTACATATTCATCTCCTTCAACCATTAAATACATTGTACATGCCTTTTTAAATATACGGGAAGTTAGTTATAATGATGATATGACCAGCGGAGGTGATCTACATGTGATGTTGATGTGACAACGTAAACATCCATCACTGATATCATCGAATACAGGTTTATATATGTTTGTTCGTCATGTATAAGGAACTTGCATCTTAAAGTGTATGTGGATAGGTTGTCATCAAAATTTTCAATGATTTAAAGTCTTTGATTGGATTGAAGTTTTGTGACGAAAACTATGAAAATCTGAAAATGTATGAGTGTAATAGTGATTCAAAGATTAAAAGATACCAAGTTGAATGATACATACGTTGCTTTTGAAAACAGAAGATGGAGTATACGTTAGTTAAGGATTTATTTTATGAAACGCATGTATTAGTAATTAGTAAATAAGCTTATTAGAGAAGCATTTccctaatgatattcataataatgataatataataataataaaaataataataataataataacacttataataataaaaataataatcttgattacaTACATTAACCTTGCATCAAAGTtgcaatatattttcatttaaagttAGATCTATTTTAAAAATACTTGAatcttaaaataaaattaaaaatgaatCAACAAGGTTAACATTTAAAAACAAGAAAGTAAAGGACAAAAGTTGAAAAAGATAAACTACAAAGCCTAGAGATTGGTACTGGGCTAGTGGAGATAGAACACAAACCATTATGCCTCAAAAAGCTACACCCAAATCAAAAGGCTTTTATAAAGGTTATGAAACACTTGTACTTTTCCCATTAGCTAGTTGTACATTTTTTTACTGTGGACCCTAGAAAAAAGAGGGATTTTGCATCAAAACCAGTCCAGTATTATGTGCTGTAAAAGAAGAGCAAAAGCACATTGAACAAATGTATCGAATTCCCCCTCCATTAGTAATCAAACCACCACTTCAAAGCTACAAAATCTTACCTACTAAAATCTAATTCTAATTTGTAATGATTTTTTGACAACAAATAATGAATTAGTACTGCTGCTGTTGTAGCTGAAAATTAGTTCCTGTGACAATAAAAGTCAAAATGACTGACCACTTTGGTTAACTTCATATCTATGATTCCAAAAGTAAAAGAAGAGAAAAATAAGATCCAAAAAAGAAAAGGGCTGTAAATCTGTAATGTACAATAGATTCGAGTAGTATAAGCATTTTtaacttaacaaatgcatatagaggtcaaatcgtaaaaattaatcgtatagtaacTCAATATAGTCCCACAATCTTCCACCATAAAGCTCCGATTAATCCCCATAGCGCTATGTTGATTAACGCCATAATGATCCCAAGTTTAAAAACATCCGGGAGTTTTACATAACCAGCTGCAATATAACATGAAATTCCGTTCACACTAACATTTAAGATAACTGTCcgtttgccgttcaaaaaaaaatgtaaaatttaATTCATAAAACCAACATATTTTTTCCCaagaataatataatattattactgaaAAAATAACTTTTGGTAGTCATATATGACATACTACCCTTTTATGAGAatatcaaaatattccattcaagcCAAACTAACCCATTAAAATTAAGGGGTCCTGACCCATACCCATTTGGACCACATCTAGTTATCAAAATTGAAAAAGTTAGGACAGAAAAAGTACCTCCATAGTATACAGCAGCCTGACCACTACTGTAATGAGTGAGTGCACCAAAAAGATTTGTGTTGTATGCCAAAACTAAGGCAGAAAGAACACCCGGGACCTTAGCGGATAGATGCATTGAAAGGAATGCAGAATATAAAGCACCAACGTGAGCTGTTTGACCCGCGAATAAATAATGAATGAAGAAATAAACGGCTTGAAGAATAAGAAGCTCGATTTGCCACCCGATTGAAAGAGATTTAAGAAAGTTGGCTACACATTTAGACAACCATGGTACAACACCTAGAGTTGTGAGTTGAGATGCCATGCCAATGAGTACCGCGAACCAAGCTAATGTATCCCATGCTGATTTTTCGCTTAGGCAATCGTCCCAAGTTAGTACTCCTAGTATTAATAGGATTGATAAACCAAGCATTGCTGCAACCACACTTGATATGTCTAGACTCTCTCTGCATCCACACATTAAGTTTGTAAGATTCAAGAAATATTAACTAGCAAGATTACATTCCTATTCCTATTTCTAATAATGTTAAAGTAGAGCAGTTTTTTTTATTACATCAACATTCATATTTGACGAACTTAATTAATTATCAAAATCTATGTACACAATAGGGTCGTGACCTAGTACTAAAGACTGGTCTCAAGTTCAAGTTCGAATATTAGGAGAATATAAATATAATCCCTTTATGGTCACAGAGGTTCACTTGTGACGCCTTAGTCGGTACAGGCTACCCACAAATCGAGTGGTCGGTCTAAGATTAGTCGGTTCGCAAAGCAGATCGAATACTTAGGTAAGTAAAAAAAGTGACATATTTGTGATTCTTGATCCTACACTATAAGATTATTACACTATGTTTGGGTATTAATAATGAGATATGTTACACCCACATAAATTTCACATAGAATAATTTGCAAAATGACATAGCATATGAGATGTAACAATCAAAATCTTTTGTTGTTTATATCTCCCATCTTTTTCCTCTAATTTAATTGGTACAACTTTTAAATTTAGATATTTTGTTGTAAAAACTTTGTGATTTCTCATTAAtaatcatatatttattttatttttcataaaacATATTCTTTTTGCCTTTGTTGATTTTGTTAGTTAATTCGTAAAAAACAAAATAATTTGGACTGTTTATGACCGGTTAAGAATGTAACACACAAACTGGGCCATCTCCTATAGTTCACAGATTGGGCTTTTAACTGGGCCATGTGTACAATAAGTTTGATCCTAATAAATTAGATCTAAACTAAATCCAACTTACCCGGAGATCCATAAAGCAACGGTGACAAGCATGGTTCCGATCATGATCCATTCATCACTTTTCACCTTACCCATTTGCTCTAGTTTATTTCGAGCCAAGATAGGTGCGTCTGGTGTATGTTTTGTCTCAGGCGGAAATATCTTATATATGATAAACGGAGTTAATACTAGCGTAACAGTTGCTGGGAGACATGAAGCTTTGAACCATGCGATCCACGGGCTTTTGATTTTCACCCCTAAACTATCAGCTAATTTGATACACAACATGTTCTGAGCCGCGGCTGTTAAGAAAAGTGCACTTGAGCTACTTGATGACTGTCATAAACATGTGTTAAACGCGTAAACAAACTAGTATTGATTTAGAATTACAAATATAATTGCATCGGTGTATTAGTAGCCTATACGGGGTAACGTTCTAACAACTAAGCTACTAGAGTCTAGTTTCTTGTATAACCCTTACTAATCGGGCtacgattaaaaaaaaaaaaaaaaaaaatcctctcGTTTCTTGTTACGAGCATGGATAGTTGACCCATGGATTAAACCATATTGGTTTAACGGGTCAAACGGTAACCGTTATTAAAGTCAGTTGAAGAATAATAGATCTGGTTGTATGTGTACTTCCAAGCATGACCATGCTCCCATTATCTGTTTGCATTTACTTCAGTTATGCATGATCTTGTACTTTAAGAAGTAGTTTTATTATTTGTTCTAAGTATCTGTTAGGTAGTAGTAACCGTATGTCTTTAATAGTATAAATATGTATTACTTTGTTTAAATTGATATGAATGAAAAGTATTTTGGTTTAGCCAAAAAAAAGTCTGTATCTCTCTATTTTCTTTGGAGATTGGTCATCTCGAATCGGCTTCTATCATCGGATTTCGCGGTCGACTCGAAGGGACCGTATCAATGATGCTTTCATTGAGTCAACGTGAGTTCCTCGCGACTTGCGTTGAGAAAATGAGTGCCCTCGTTGAGCAAATGAACAAAAAAATGGATAAGTTGATCGAGACCAACACCCGACTTGATTTGTTGGCCAAGCAACTCTCAACTTATTTCGCCACCAAGAACCATCAACTCGAATCCATCTCGCAACAACTAGCCATACGCACCATCAAAACTGCCAACAACATTCCCACATTCACCAAAAGTGGAAGCCATGAACCACTTACACCCACTTGCGACCTCAACATCATTGCCACAAACCTCCATGTTCCTATACTTGACACCACTTCTACCTTCACCAAAATTGTTAGCAATGAAACCCACAAACCCCCTGAAATCAGCCCCCACCGCCTCCTGCCACATTACCATCACCAAACCCGTCATTATTGAACCACTTAGACAACCCCTATCATTCCTCCACCTGAATCAATAACCGAAACAGTTGCTACACTGAAACTTATGTGTTTTGGTTCACAACTTCGGTCGTTATGTGGTACGGGTCACATCTCCGGCCATCCACTTCTCCTTCTCGTCAATTATGGCCAGAAATGCGAGCCCCCAAAGTTTGTAGTTCTTCCCAATCCACATGAACCACCATGGAAGCTACCACAAGTCATCGAATTATCACCGTTTCGAGCTTATGAACGACCACCGAGGAAACCACCATGGAAGATATCTACAACCTTGAGGACAAGGTTGATTTTCAACCGGTGGGTATTGTTACGAGAATGGATAGTTGACCCATGAATTAAACCATATTAGTTTAATGAGTCAAATGGTAGCCGATATTAAAGTCAGTTGAAAAATAATATATGTGGTTGTATGTGTACTTCCAATCAAGACCATGTTCCCATTATCTGTTTGCATTTACTTCAGTTATGCATGATCTTTTTTTATTATTTGTTCAAGTCACTGTTAGGTAGTAGCAACCGTATGTCTTTAGTAATATAAATATGTATTGCTTTGTTTAAATTGATATGAATGAAAAGAATTTTGGTTTATCTCTCTATTTTCTTTGGAGATTAGCCATCCGAATCGGCTTTTATCATCGGAGTTTACGGTCGGTCGACTCGAAGAGACCATATCATTTCTTCTTATGTATTGTCTATTGTTGTTTGATAATAGGAAGCTTAAGCTAAAAAATAGTTCATATTATAAACGGATAATGTTTTTTTCTATTTGACTTTCCGGAGGAGCACACATTTGGGATGCAGAATGCCCCCTAATTATATAGTGAGCAATTCCAACTTCCAAGGCTATTACTGGCCCCACCTAAAGTTATGTTAATGGTGATGCTAAGACTTATCTTAAAGCAGCGTTAGCTAAGTTGGATTAAAAAAGTGACGGAAGGTAATGAAGGTAACGCAACGTGAGTCACAAGCGTCAATCACATATGTGACTAAATATCACGTTAGAGCACTGGGAGTTACTGGGAGTGGTGAGTGAGGTCACTTGACATGTCAGGCGTGACTAGTGAGTCAGGAAAAGTGGGGAGTGGTGACCTATGTCAGTTAATGTGTTAGTTagtgtgttaaaataatattttattatatttaataatttattccTTTTGAGAAAAaaaagcaaaaagaaaaaaaatggggtAAACTTACGTCGCCTCTGTGACTGACATGGGGTATATTTGGGAGACTGACATGGGGTAATATGGAGTGGGGAGTGGTGTCACTTGTGACTAGGTGGGGGACGGAGCATGTGACATACTCCACTCCCATTGCTCTAAGAGCACTGGTagtggtgactgaggtcacttgACATGTCAGGCGTGACTTGTTGAGTCAAGAAAAGTGGGGAGTGGTGACCTATGTCAGTTagtgtgttagttagtgtgttaaaataatattttattgtATTTAATAATTTATTCCTttgaaaaaaaaaagcaaaaagaaaaaaaaatgaggtAAACTTGCGTCGCCCCTGCGACTGACATGAGGTATATTTGGGAGACTGACATGGGGTAACATGGAGTGGGGAGTGGGGTGACTGATGACTAGGTGAGGGACGGAGCAAGTGACGAGCTCCACTCCTATTGCTCTAATGATCACAAATTCAACCAACCAATtatgaattaatattattatatttttgttaataaatttttttaataattttcAATTATTACATCACCTTATAAATATCTTACACAAAAATTTGACCTTTCAAATTAATGAAGGTCAAATATACTCACAATCAAAATCCCACTTTTCACCAAAAAGTACATGATTTCTCTCTGATGTCACTGTCAGGGTTATAATAGTCTAATATTTTTTTCTTAACATTTTATAAATTCTACCATTATTTTGGCACGATTGAAAGAAATAATAGTATAAGAAAAAGACCAAAGGACCATTAGTCTGACAGTATTGTGATAACCCTTGTAACCAAGTGGTTGAGGATTCAAGTCATATTGTGGACATATTTCgtagattattataaatatttgtCCATTTGATCGAACCTAAAAACAGATGTCACGAGTTCGAGTGCTAAATTTGAGACAAATTGGATTGATCGATTGTTTTAACTCCGATAAACGTGTCAACGTAGTCGTAATTTGGATTTACGAGGGTGTAAAACAATCGATCGGATTAATCTGCTCAATTAGATTGATCAATTTATATCTTAGGTGATGAACTCAGATTAAGATATCAGAGTTCAATCGGAATTGAGTAAACTTGTGTATGAGATATGATTTTGGCAGAGTAAGTTTACAGTAATCGCGTcggtcaaagtgaatgaaccaaTGGGTCTATTTATAGGGGCAAAGTTTGTTATGTAGATGGCTGATGTGCCACACGTACCATTTGTGATTGTAACAAACCGGTGTAACAAACTTTTGTATTTTCATAGGCTTATGTGATACAGACGCTCCACTCGTGTGCCAATGCCTAGATATTTTGATGCACGTGTGCATATAATCAAATAGCCGGCCCACTTGATCAAATTAAAGGGCTTACATGTAAACACATCTAGTGTTTCTTCACGAAACCTTCTATCCGGTATCTTGCATGTCTGCTCACGGTGTCATTTCTTTGTCTGCAAGTGTCTTCTTGTTTCTTCCCAACGTACTCTTCCCGGAAGTAGTGTCGGCTTCATTTAGGGCTCTTGCCGGTTTCAAattctttataaaaacatataataaaataAAGATTACTCCGTATTTGATATGGAGCAAATCATTAGGTGTATACGTTTCTCTTTAAGACTCCTTGTAGCGGTGTTGTGCAACGGCGTGGGGGGTGACATGGCACTCGACGCCGCCCCCTTCTAGCCGTATCAAGGCGTGGGTCATCCAAGAAAATGGAGCGTGCCTGAGCCTGCAACGGGGATGGCAACGGTGTTGTTtgcttttttaaattttttattaatttaaaaatattattttatatcccTTTTAATAcctaacccaattatattttaacacgtcATCATAATACTCTTAACCCACACCAAAAACCCACACCACCACTACTTCATAAAAACAACACACACGTCATAGTCATCAAAAAGGTACAAAAAACAACTCACGCCCCCAACCCACGCCCACAGTAGTATAAAAAAGGAAAGAATTATGGCAAAGTGGACCCTCACGTCATGTCATGTCACATTGGTTGATGATGGATACCTATTTTGTTTGAGAATATTCGAGAGTTAACAAAAAGAAGAAACAAATCAAAGTATTATTGGGCTCTATTATAAgtcataaatatgtatatatccGTTTTAAAGACACGTTTATTCAAGGAAAGACTACAAAACAAGGTTAATAAAATAAGAGATATTAACATTATTTCTTAGTTTTAATTCTTCCACATCCATCCATAtgaaactaatttaaccttattcttTCATACACGACCATAAAACTGCcacactattttttttttttttttttcttttgcagATTGTATGCCAATAATAGTGCTAAAAGTTGTCACTTAAGTTCCCGTTGATTATTTTGCCAATTATCCCAACTGTTGACTTTAGGTTAGTGGTACTATAATGTTCCATTTTACAAATCAATGATGACAAAAAGCATCTTTCGAGATTAGCATTGAATTCATTCATGTACATTTACCACAAATGGATAAGAACAGAATATTCGACCAAATCACATTGCTTTGCTGGTTTTATTAAACCAGACACATTTCCTTTTTACATGTTTGTTAACAATTTTCCGTTCATTTACAATCACATTTTTTAAATATAAGTCGCAGTTGGTTAGAATAATAAGGTCACCCATCGAAGATTGCATAAAGAGCGAGCATAAAACTCCTAAAGTATCTCAACTACTAGTCAACAATTCAAAACAAGGATTCAAGTCTttcttaataattttttttagcTATTTATCAT
This window of the Rutidosis leptorrhynchoides isolate AG116_Rl617_1_P2 chromosome 7, CSIRO_AGI_Rlap_v1, whole genome shotgun sequence genome carries:
- the LOC139856996 gene encoding dicarboxylate transporter 2.1, chloroplastic-like yields the protein MSDPNNPTVITIGAPTTTRRRTIRFPNFPGAKPIPLAISLTVGLIVCFAIPKPNEVSKQAWRLFAIFLTTISGLILGPLPVGAWAFVCLTISVVTKTLPFKDAFAAFTNEVIWLIVVSFFFSRGFVKTGLGDRLAMYFVRWLGKSTLGLAYGLAMCEAVISPAMPSTTARAGGIFLPIINSLAIAGESRPKDGSERKLGAFLIQSQFQSSSSSSALFLTAAAQNMLCIKLADSLGVKIKSPWIAWFKASCLPATVTLVLTPFIIYKIFPPETKHTPDAPILARNKLEQMGKVKSDEWIMIGTMLVTVALWISGESLDISSVVAAMLGLSILLILGVLTWDDCLSEKSAWDTLAWFAVLIGMASQLTTLGVVPWLSKCVANFLKSLSIGWQIELLILQAVYFFIHYLFAGQTAHVGALYSAFLSMHLSAKVPGVLSALVLAYNTNLFGALTHYSSGQAAVYYGAGYVKLPDVFKLGIIMALINIALWGLIGALWWKIVGLY